The proteins below come from a single Octopus sinensis linkage group LG10, ASM634580v1, whole genome shotgun sequence genomic window:
- the LOC115216710 gene encoding uncharacterized protein LOC115216710: MEDETHLDHSESMLEENSLYLPSVTDLDTDVKKTADICVKNNSLLPMIKLELKSKLQLKRHRNGQSLDIDAEPKPEYKMSPSEIQRRNEMKNRNKVAAKKYRDKQRMKKYENETVLEELTTKNNNLKQLYQEMLSMLMDLKAQENPVVKAEPYP; this comes from the exons atggaagACGAAACACATTTGGATCATTCAGAATCAATGCTGGAAGAAAATTCTCTTTATTTACCAAGTGTGACTGACTTGGACACTGATGTGAAGAAAACAGCGGATATCTGTGTGAAAAACAACAGCCTTTTACCAATGATTAAGCTTGAGTTAAAATCTAAATTGCAACTCAAAAGACACCGAAACGGGCAAAGCTTGGACATTGACGCTGAACCTAAACCGGAATATAAG atgtCTCCTTCAGAAATACAacgaagaaatgaaatgaagaataGAAATAAAGTTGCTGCCAAGAAATATCGTGATAAACAAAGgatgaagaaatatgaaaatgaaacg GTGCTGGAAGAACTGACAACCAAGAATAATAATCTAAAGCAGTTATACCAAGAAATGTTGTCAATGCTTATGGATCTGAAGGCTCAAGAGAATCCTGTTGTTAAAGCGGAACCATATCCATGA